The following are encoded together in the Mumia sp. Pv4-285 genome:
- a CDS encoding diacylglycerol/lipid kinase family protein, translating to MTAAAFTALVNPISGQRHAPDAWEAVSQRLRDAGAEVATVVTESAQHAAAAAADLARSGRVVVAVGGDGMVRDVAGGVVAGEGTMAIVPAGRGNDFAHKVGIPDDPASVAAVLLGGHVRAVDVMDADGVVIPGNVYVGVDSRATQLINRMRRFPPVFAYRAAGPVAMITWRAPTFTLTTDHGTRTVRAHSVIAANSGGYGHGLKIVPSAEVDDGLIDLLIARTDGLGRRNMAAYMNEAKTGRHVERDAVEVLRTTSVTIETDRPVPLGLDGDELGVLPVTVRILPKALRLVVPA from the coding sequence CTCGTGAACCCGATCTCCGGCCAGCGGCATGCGCCTGACGCCTGGGAGGCGGTCTCCCAGCGGCTGCGTGACGCCGGTGCCGAGGTCGCGACGGTCGTCACGGAGAGTGCGCAGCACGCCGCCGCCGCGGCGGCCGACCTGGCGCGTTCGGGCCGCGTGGTGGTGGCGGTCGGCGGAGACGGCATGGTGCGCGACGTGGCCGGTGGCGTCGTCGCGGGCGAGGGCACCATGGCGATCGTCCCCGCAGGGCGCGGCAACGACTTCGCCCACAAGGTCGGCATCCCGGACGACCCCGCGAGCGTCGCGGCGGTGCTGCTCGGCGGCCACGTCCGCGCCGTCGACGTGATGGACGCCGACGGCGTCGTGATCCCGGGCAACGTCTACGTCGGCGTCGACTCGCGGGCGACGCAGCTGATCAACCGGATGCGCCGGTTCCCACCGGTCTTCGCCTACCGCGCCGCCGGTCCGGTCGCGATGATCACCTGGCGGGCGCCGACCTTCACCCTCACGACCGACCACGGCACCCGCACCGTACGCGCGCACAGCGTGATCGCGGCCAACTCGGGGGGGTACGGGCACGGGCTCAAGATCGTGCCGTCCGCCGAGGTCGACGACGGTCTCATCGACCTGCTGATCGCCCGCACCGACGGGCTCGGCCGACGCAACATGGCGGCGTACATGAACGAGGCCAAGACCGGCCGTCACGTCGAGCGCGACGCCGTCGAGGTGCTCCGGACGACGAGCGTCACGATCGAGACCGACCGACCGGTCCCGCTCGGCCTCGACGGGGACGAGCTCGGGGTGCTGCCGGTCACGGTCCGCATCCTGCCGAAGGCGCTCCGACTGGTCGTACCCGCCTGA
- a CDS encoding TMEM175 family protein: MRSEHGLDRLLAFSDAVVAIALTLLVLPLVEIVSDTDDASSVAGLVRDHDDAFVGFAISFVVIWVLWRDHHALMEHFATYDRTLVSTHFVWLLTIVLLPFTTQLIAAREDLDGAVAAYVASLLVAVLALVATGLWGRRHPELLHDTDENRTWRESTPSGIVTVVLLVVVLALALAFPDQGAYPLLILLLQAPIERVRASRRRAAV; the protein is encoded by the coding sequence ATGCGGTCCGAACACGGCCTCGACCGACTTCTCGCGTTCAGCGACGCCGTGGTGGCGATCGCGCTGACCCTTCTCGTCCTGCCGCTGGTCGAGATCGTGTCGGACACGGACGACGCGTCGAGCGTCGCCGGCCTCGTCCGCGACCACGACGACGCGTTCGTCGGGTTCGCGATCAGCTTCGTCGTCATCTGGGTCCTCTGGCGTGACCACCACGCGCTGATGGAGCACTTCGCGACGTACGACCGCACGCTCGTCTCGACCCACTTCGTGTGGCTCCTGACGATCGTCCTGCTGCCCTTCACGACGCAGCTGATCGCGGCCAGGGAGGACCTCGACGGCGCCGTCGCCGCCTACGTCGCGTCACTGCTCGTCGCTGTCCTGGCTCTCGTGGCCACGGGGTTGTGGGGACGCCGCCATCCGGAGCTCTTGCACGACACCGACGAGAACCGGACCTGGCGAGAGAGCACACCCTCGGGGATCGTGACCGTCGTCCTGCTCGTGGTCGTGCTGGCACTGGCGCTGGCCTTCCCTGACCAGGGGGCGTACCCGCTCCTCATCCTCC